In Nitrospira defluvii, the genomic stretch AACGGATCTTTCCACCTACCGAGATCTCTTTCAAAGAAAGTCGTTCCGTTCAATTTAGGTGTATCCAAGCGAAACCAAGGCCCCCCATTGGGTTCTAATTGATTGTTGTCACCGCGTAACCTCGAAGGGGGAGCCTCTGATTCTTTCAACCAGATCTGCCCATCAAGTTTTTTCTTTACTGGTAGTTCCTGTGACGCCCTCCCAGCAGAACTTGTCCAAACAATGCAAAAAGCTACGACGACAAACATAAAAAAACGATAATAAGTCAACATACAGTCCTCCAATTTAAGAGTGGTTAATGGCACACGAGGCCTCAATACCACGCGATACAAGTGAATCTACAGTCCCTTGAATTCCAATCATCGACTGACTGTAAATTTTTCCTCAGCCCCCTTAATAACAGGCATGCGCAATGAGCTAAATACGCCAACTGGCGTACATGAGCTGTCCTATGCCATATTACGTATGTCAACGAACAGAGGCGGGGCATCCCGGATGCTAGAGTGGATTTAGATTAGTGTGTTTGTGATGAGTGGTAGACGATTGACGTCGACCTGCGTCAGGTAGGAGTCATCAGTTAATGAGGCGACTCACAGTAAAAGAGGTGCGTACACTGTCGATTTTTTTGCGTGACCTGTATCAACTACGTACTCATGACCAGTTTACGACTCACCTCATTTCCGCCCTGCCAACGGTTACGGAAGGCGAGTTCACATCCTACAATGAGTTTGTGGCAGAAGATCAGACCGTTACTTACAAGTCTGATCAACTCCCTTACTGCCCTGATCCCATACACTATGCTGAAGTACTTCAGCAGAATCTTCATGAACATCGGTTGGTAAATCACTTCCTTAACACAAAAGAAAAGTCCGCTCACACCTTCTCGGACTTTTCATCTATCCGTCAATTTCGCACCACTGTTCTGTATAATGAATTCTACAAGCCCCTCAAAATGTCCTATTTACTGTTCATGGGGCTTAGAGTGAACAAAAGGATGCTATCCATTAGCCGCCATCGCAACGATAAAGAATTTTCTGATTCCGCTAAAGCTCTCTTTAATGCGATACATCCCCACATCCAGCAGGCATTGACGAACGCTCTGACTGTCACACAGATGCAGAATGAGTTAGATGTCTTCCACAAATCTATAGAGGGCTTAGCTCGGGCCAAGATTTCTGTGACAGAGCGCGGAGGGATTCGCTTTTCGAGCCCCAATGCACGAGCGCTATTAAAAGACTATGGCCTTCAGACACAACCCGGTGATCATTGGCTTCCTGTGCGGTTACGTGATTGGGTCGTGTATCATAAGAAATTAATGGAGAGGTCGGACGATGTTCCTCTGGCTATTCAACCTCTTATTATCGAGGGCGACTCGGGGCATCTTAGTATCCGGCTTATTGCACAAGGACCACACTATGACTTGATACTGGAGGAATACAGAACGGTGCCTTCACTTGTTGCTCTCAAGGAGTTAGGACTGAGCGTACGTGAATCAGAAATTCTAGGCTGGGTA encodes the following:
- a CDS encoding response regulator transcription factor — its product is MRRLTVKEVRTLSIFLRDLYQLRTHDQFTTHLISALPTVTEGEFTSYNEFVAEDQTVTYKSDQLPYCPDPIHYAEVLQQNLHEHRLVNHFLNTKEKSAHTFSDFSSIRQFRTTVLYNEFYKPLKMSYLLFMGLRVNKRMLSISRHRNDKEFSDSAKALFNAIHPHIQQALTNALTVTQMQNELDVFHKSIEGLARAKISVTERGGIRFSSPNARALLKDYGLQTQPGDHWLPVRLRDWVVYHKKLMERSDDVPLAIQPLIIEGDSGHLSIRLIAQGPHYDLILEEYRTVPSLVALKELGLSVRESEILGWVARGKTNPEIGLILNISRRTVHKHLEHIYVKLGAENRMAAVGIAVNAVRFYSYEDRRAGGA